The following coding sequences are from one Bacteroidota bacterium window:
- a CDS encoding DUF4296 domain-containing protein, translated as MKIVHKLFFVGILSVVLIACSNSDTVNEQKPTFSKDTIVNTMVDIHILEAQLTLGLLKQEGDSNQVENIYKKNGITKKYYEDALAYYAQHPVEMVAVYDEVINELSKRQAKESQ; from the coding sequence ATGAAAATAGTGCATAAATTATTTTTTGTAGGAATTCTTTCGGTTGTTTTAATTGCGTGCAGCAATTCCGATACAGTGAACGAACAAAAACCTACTTTTAGTAAGGATACAATTGTTAACACAATGGTTGATATTCATATTTTAGAAGCTCAGTTAACATTGGGTTTACTTAAGCAGGAAGGCGATTCTAACCAAGTTGAAAATATTTACAAAAAGAACGGAATAACAAAGAAATATTACGAAGATGCATTGGCCTACTATGCGCAACATCCAGTCGAAATGGTGGCAGTTTACGATGAGGTAATCAATGAACTAAGCAAACGGCAAGCCAAAGAATCCCAATAA
- a CDS encoding SDR family oxidoreductase, which yields MKSSFKNKVVWITGASSGIGEALAKELATRGAKLVLSARNTQTLNAIKKQLQLDDSRCIVLKIDLEHESNFSNHVLTVVNNLGAIDILINNAGISQRSFAVETSIEVDKKIMQVNYFGTVTLTKAILPHMIKNNSGHIVAISSIAGKIGYFLRTSYSASKHALHGFFDSLRMEVYKNNVKVLLVCPGKIKTNISVNALTGTGEKHNIMDDSHLRKGVISAEDCANQILAAIEKGKEEIYIGDARGKLGLLLKRLIPATFSKIIRKQKIE from the coding sequence TTGAAATCTAGTTTTAAAAATAAAGTTGTTTGGATAACCGGTGCGTCATCAGGCATTGGAGAGGCACTGGCAAAGGAATTAGCAACTCGTGGAGCAAAACTGGTACTTTCTGCCAGAAATACTCAAACATTAAATGCAATTAAAAAACAATTGCAGTTAGACGACTCGCGATGTATTGTTCTTAAAATCGATTTAGAACACGAAAGTAATTTTTCTAATCATGTACTAACTGTTGTAAATAATTTAGGTGCAATAGATATTCTAATAAACAATGCAGGTATTAGTCAACGCTCATTTGCCGTAGAAACGTCAATTGAGGTAGATAAAAAAATAATGCAAGTAAATTATTTTGGTACAGTTACCCTAACCAAAGCAATTTTACCTCACATGATAAAAAACAACTCGGGGCATATTGTTGCAATTAGTAGTATTGCCGGAAAAATCGGGTACTTTTTACGCACCTCCTACTCTGCTTCAAAACATGCGCTACACGGATTCTTCGATTCGTTACGCATGGAAGTTTATAAAAACAACGTAAAAGTATTACTAGTTTGCCCGGGCAAAATAAAAACAAATATTTCTGTTAATGCGCTTACCGGCACAGGCGAAAAGCACAATATAATGGATGATTCGCATTTACGAAAAGGTGTGATTTCTGCGGAAGATTGTGCAAATCAAATTTTGGCTGCTATTGAAAAAGGGAAAGAAGAAATTTATATTGGAGATGCTCGAGGCAAATTAGGTTTACTCTTAAAAAGACTTATACCAGCTACATTTTCGAAAATAATTCGCAAGCAAAAAATTGAATAG